From the Sebastes fasciatus isolate fSebFas1 chromosome 3, fSebFas1.pri, whole genome shotgun sequence genome, one window contains:
- the coq7 gene encoding NADPH-dependent 3-demethoxyubiquinone 3-hydroxylase, mitochondrial: MHRAAHTALHDWSKAVGPAMIRQCLRCRAPQQLSSRAYSVIPTPHNSEEKEMLDRILRVDHAGEYGANRIYAGQMAVLGQSSIGPLIQEMWDQEKKHLEKFNEILAENRVRPTALLPIWNIAGFVLGASTAMLGKEGAMACTVAVEESISEHYNSQIRALMEKDPERYTELLQVIKEFRDDEIEHHDTGLEHDAEKLPGYWLLKNAIQLGCKAAIYVSQRV, from the exons ATGCACAGAGCCGCTCACACCGCTCTACATGACTGGTCTAAAGCTGTCGGCCCGGCGATGATCCGTCAGTGTTTAAGATGCAGAG cTCCCCAGCAGCTGAGCTCACGAGCTTACAGTGTGATCCCGACCCCACACAACAGTGAGGAGAAGGAGATGTTGGACCGAATCCTGCGGGTGGACCACGCGGGTGAATACGGAGCCAACCGCATCTACGCTGGCCAGATGGCAGTGTTGGGTCAATCTAGTATTGGACCTCTCATCCAG gaAATGTGGGATCAAGAAAAGAAACACCTGGAGAAATTCAATGAGATTCTGGCTGAGAACAGAGTTCGACCCACAGCACTGTTACCCATCTGGAACATCGCTGGGTTTGTATTAG GTGCGTCCACTGCAATGCTGGGAAAAGAGGGGGCGATGGCCTGCACTGTGGCGGTGGAGGAGAGTATTTCAGAGCACTACAACAGCCAGATAAGAGCTCTGATGGAGAAGGACCCTGAGAGATACACTGAACTGTTACAA gTCATAAAGGAATTCAGAGATGATGAGATAGAGCATCATGACACAGGATTGGAGCATGATGCTGAAAAG ttacctGGATACTGGCTACTAAAAAATGCAATACAGCTTGGCTGCAAAGCTGCAATATATGTTTCTCAGCGTGtctaa